The following proteins come from a genomic window of Edaphobacter sp. 4G125:
- a CDS encoding helix-hairpin-helix domain-containing protein encodes MKIRTTNFLVLSLLCLAVTGAAVAQEATRADVLTAHADRQRTGWFSRERKLTPVTLARGRFGKLWESPELDGFGKYPARLYASPLYIDGLKIQTKEHNGKTFHVVIAATSTGYVYAINATRSNGVVPGAILWKTQLDAPCILRWDASAMGIVGTPVIDKARKHLYVVSCGETTSFRMYGLDLSTGKVLDGWPVAMDEKALEQPPINRNPRYGDTPAAPWRPGRFSIQRGALNLSPDDRYVFATIGQGRGWVVAIDTQRKTLATAFSSTPLAEDSIGGVWGSTGVSIDARGNIYAVTGASGSQKHAPPLHNWAQSVLKFDPVSASGLTLRGVYTPFNYCRTEAGDVDVGSSGAAILPDVGDKSASEDPLVAVGGKQGNAYLLGQSSFTVPGDERRSCSEDASTDQSLFPPEPQPQFGKRGPLNIFGPYSDTEGMLDRAKNRATPAYFRNASGNEYLFYSGNNKDPEDTEISVAPSVVRLQLSRSAGTHPYMRVDGRAMDFVLKNPGPPVVSSNGGKDAIVWVLDENAPRSAILTGPKSPQPVLYAIDATTLQVIWKTDPGLLQASGKYNSPTIADGNVYVGTDRIVAFGVKQKNVGSDDATRSVDRFTTLAQSNLSSEATAPVRDQSPVVQTVAVTVAAEKQNDELLESKGKAVLQRACVQCHVVDVATRERYTEAGWRRMVGLMVERGAQLSEPETADVTAYLSKYFGKTNVNKAAAVQLEEGLGLTEKEAQAIVSYRQRNGDIKSLEQLKSIPDVSPDKIQAKVEAIAFRD; translated from the coding sequence ATGAAGATACGGACAACAAACTTTCTTGTCCTGTCACTCTTGTGTCTCGCGGTGACCGGAGCGGCAGTAGCGCAAGAGGCGACACGGGCCGACGTGCTGACTGCGCACGCTGACCGTCAACGCACCGGCTGGTTTTCCAGAGAGCGTAAGCTCACTCCTGTCACGCTCGCCCGGGGACGGTTCGGCAAGCTGTGGGAGTCACCTGAACTCGACGGGTTCGGGAAATATCCGGCGCGTCTTTATGCTTCACCCCTTTATATAGATGGATTGAAGATTCAAACCAAGGAGCATAACGGGAAGACCTTCCATGTCGTCATCGCCGCAACGAGCACCGGCTATGTCTATGCCATCAACGCGACTCGATCGAATGGGGTTGTTCCTGGTGCCATCCTCTGGAAGACGCAATTGGATGCTCCCTGCATCCTGCGTTGGGACGCCAGCGCCATGGGCATTGTCGGCACGCCTGTGATCGACAAGGCCCGCAAACATCTCTATGTCGTGAGCTGCGGCGAGACCACGAGCTTCCGCATGTATGGACTCGACCTGTCGACAGGCAAGGTGCTTGACGGCTGGCCGGTGGCGATGGATGAAAAAGCACTCGAACAACCGCCAATCAATCGCAATCCGCGCTATGGCGACACCCCTGCAGCGCCTTGGCGGCCCGGTCGATTCTCGATCCAGCGTGGTGCGCTCAACCTCAGCCCCGACGATCGCTATGTTTTTGCCACTATCGGTCAGGGTCGCGGCTGGGTGGTGGCGATCGACACGCAGCGTAAGACTCTTGCGACAGCATTCAGCAGCACGCCGTTGGCCGAGGATTCTATTGGCGGAGTGTGGGGATCAACCGGTGTGTCCATCGATGCTCGCGGCAATATCTATGCCGTGACCGGGGCAAGCGGCAGCCAAAAACACGCGCCACCCTTGCACAACTGGGCGCAGTCGGTGCTGAAATTCGATCCCGTTTCCGCGTCCGGCTTAACGTTGCGGGGCGTCTACACACCGTTCAACTACTGTCGCACCGAGGCGGGAGATGTCGACGTAGGCAGCAGCGGAGCGGCCATCCTGCCGGATGTTGGCGACAAGTCGGCCTCCGAGGATCCGCTGGTCGCGGTGGGAGGAAAGCAGGGTAACGCGTATCTCCTCGGCCAATCCAGTTTCACGGTCCCCGGTGATGAACGCCGTTCTTGTAGCGAAGACGCCAGCACCGATCAATCCCTGTTCCCGCCGGAACCACAACCGCAATTCGGCAAGCGCGGTCCGCTCAATATTTTTGGACCCTATTCCGATACCGAAGGCATGCTCGATCGAGCGAAGAACCGGGCTACCCCCGCCTACTTCCGGAATGCCTCCGGCAACGAGTACCTGTTTTACTCGGGCAACAACAAGGATCCTGAGGACACGGAGATCAGTGTTGCGCCCAGCGTGGTGCGACTGCAGTTATCGCGTTCGGCGGGCACTCATCCGTACATGCGGGTGGATGGACGGGCGATGGACTTCGTGTTGAAGAATCCCGGCCCTCCGGTGGTCAGCAGCAATGGTGGCAAGGACGCGATCGTGTGGGTGTTGGACGAGAACGCACCGCGCAGCGCGATCCTGACCGGACCCAAGTCCCCACAGCCTGTTCTCTATGCAATAGATGCAACTACATTGCAGGTCATTTGGAAAACTGATCCTGGCCTGCTTCAAGCGAGCGGAAAATACAATTCGCCAACAATAGCTGATGGAAATGTATATGTCGGCACGGACCGAATCGTAGCGTTCGGAGTCAAGCAAAAAAACGTGGGGTCGGACGACGCCACGCGATCCGTGGATCGGTTCACCACTCTCGCTCAATCGAATCTCAGTAGCGAAGCAACTGCTCCTGTCCGCGATCAGTCTCCTGTCGTACAAACTGTTGCGGTAACGGTGGCTGCGGAGAAGCAAAACGATGAGCTGCTGGAGAGTAAAGGCAAGGCGGTTTTGCAGCGGGCTTGTGTGCAATGTCACGTAGTCGACGTGGCGACCAGAGAACGATACACAGAGGCCGGATGGCGCCGAATGGTTGGCCTTATGGTAGAACGCGGTGCGCAACTATCAGAACCGGAGACTGCAGATGTGACCGCGTATCTCTCGAAGTACTTCGGGAAGACGAACGTAAACAAAGCGGCCGCCGTGCAGCTTGAAGAAGGGCTAGGTCTGACTGAGAAAGAAGCCCAGGCGATCGTTTCTTACCGCCAGCGGAATGGTGACATCAAGAGTCTGGAGCAGCTCAAGAGCATACCCGATGTTAGCCCGGACAAAATACAGGCAAAGGTGGAAGCCATCGCGTTTCGTGACTGA
- a CDS encoding ThuA domain-containing protein, producing the protein MRVIEKLTVSCAVLAQLPAAMLAICILVVACFTAAAQSGTTATTGPSGPTIVLIGGAKQGYPRTEHDYPDGILAIERLIKGSPQFQALHPVVKSFPTGFPSDLSEIADADVVLMYFGMNYGGGERHAGTMGHALDDESRRKAMEQLMSKGVGLIALHQASTLPDQTSKIPMADWLGGVRFGMADRTTEIVQMQISGADKNPIANGLKSFELLDEFYPTLTFSKTDKVTPILSAKVHIQTQNNKPVFEEPSADHVIAWAAERPNGGRSFAFTGGHYLLTFDQSQIRDMLLNAILWTSKRDVPLAGATTNAPTMPHGGGRASATPRRLLLTRADALVQSQPWGKLEWLASRELGNSLFMTVGIATINPGKENPVHSHPNCDEILHVVQGHIMNRVGDKEYEMSAGDTVTIPEGTLHNARNIGKEDAVLSISYNSADRIAIGEK; encoded by the coding sequence ATGAGAGTTATCGAGAAGCTGACTGTTTCATGTGCTGTTTTAGCACAGTTACCTGCTGCAATGCTGGCTATTTGCATATTGGTAGTCGCTTGCTTTACCGCTGCGGCTCAATCCGGCACTACGGCTACTACAGGTCCATCGGGTCCCACGATCGTTCTGATCGGCGGAGCGAAACAGGGTTATCCGCGGACGGAGCACGACTATCCAGACGGGATTCTTGCGATCGAGCGATTGATCAAGGGATCACCCCAATTCCAGGCCCTCCATCCGGTCGTCAAGTCATTCCCGACGGGCTTTCCCTCGGACCTTTCCGAGATCGCCGATGCCGATGTGGTCCTCATGTATTTCGGGATGAACTACGGAGGCGGCGAACGGCATGCCGGGACGATGGGCCACGCCTTAGACGATGAGTCGCGTCGCAAGGCCATGGAGCAGTTGATGTCGAAAGGCGTAGGGCTCATCGCTCTGCACCAGGCGTCCACTCTCCCCGACCAGACCAGCAAGATTCCGATGGCCGATTGGCTCGGCGGTGTTCGCTTCGGTATGGCTGACCGCACGACTGAGATCGTGCAGATGCAGATTTCAGGAGCGGATAAAAATCCCATTGCCAATGGGCTGAAATCCTTTGAGCTCCTGGACGAGTTCTACCCCACCCTGACCTTCTCCAAGACCGACAAAGTCACACCGATACTTTCTGCGAAGGTCCATATCCAAACCCAAAACAACAAGCCGGTTTTTGAGGAGCCTTCCGCAGACCATGTCATTGCGTGGGCTGCCGAGCGGCCCAATGGCGGTCGATCATTCGCATTCACCGGTGGCCACTATCTGTTGACGTTCGATCAGTCGCAGATACGCGACATGCTCTTGAACGCGATCCTCTGGACATCCAAACGCGACGTACCGCTCGCAGGGGCGACTACGAACGCCCCGACGATGCCGCATGGAGGAGGCCGTGCTTCGGCAACACCCCGGCGTTTGCTCCTAACGCGGGCGGATGCTCTTGTCCAGTCGCAGCCCTGGGGCAAGCTCGAATGGCTTGCCTCGCGGGAGCTTGGGAACTCTCTCTTTATGACCGTAGGCATAGCCACGATCAATCCTGGGAAGGAAAACCCAGTCCACAGCCACCCCAATTGCGATGAGATTCTGCACGTCGTCCAGGGACACATCATGAACCGGGTGGGTGACAAAGAATACGAGATGAGTGCGGGCGACACCGTGACGATCCCCGAAGGGACGCTGCACAACGCGCGCAATATCGGCAAGGAGGACGCGGTCCTGTCGATCTCCTACAACTCTGCTGACCGGATCGCGATCGGAGAGAAATGA
- a CDS encoding phosphoenolpyruvate hydrolase family protein, translated as MTRKDYLKRLQAAVAAGTSIVGAGAGTGISAKCAEAGGADLIIIYNSGRYRMAGRGSLAGLLAYGDANAIVVSMASEVLPVVNNTPVLAGVNGTDPFRIMPRFLKELKEMGFAGVQNFPTVGLIDGNFRQNLEETGMGFELEVEMIAAAHELDLLTSPYVFDEEQARLMVSAGADIVVAHMGLTTNGTIGAQTAMSLDQAVSRVQSICDAAKSVRSDVIVLCHGGPIAEPDDVEFVLSRTHSVAGFFGASSVERLPAEQAITAQVQKFKATAGRGQLISVAGS; from the coding sequence TTGACTCGAAAAGATTACCTGAAACGACTGCAGGCGGCAGTAGCGGCGGGGACATCGATCGTCGGGGCGGGTGCGGGCACTGGAATCTCCGCTAAATGCGCCGAAGCTGGAGGCGCGGATCTCATCATCATCTATAACTCCGGTCGTTACCGGATGGCCGGACGCGGATCGCTGGCGGGTCTTCTTGCTTACGGCGATGCCAACGCCATTGTCGTAAGTATGGCGAGTGAAGTTCTGCCGGTTGTGAATAACACTCCAGTGCTGGCCGGTGTGAACGGAACTGACCCCTTTCGAATCATGCCGAGGTTTCTCAAAGAGCTAAAAGAGATGGGATTCGCAGGAGTGCAGAACTTCCCGACCGTCGGCCTGATTGATGGAAACTTCCGCCAGAACCTCGAAGAGACTGGAATGGGATTCGAGCTTGAGGTGGAGATGATCGCTGCCGCTCACGAACTAGATCTGTTGACTAGCCCGTATGTCTTCGACGAAGAGCAGGCACGCCTTATGGTCTCGGCAGGTGCGGATATCGTCGTTGCACACATGGGGTTGACGACGAACGGTACAATCGGAGCCCAAACGGCGATGAGTCTTGACCAGGCTGTTTCTCGGGTGCAATCGATTTGCGACGCAGCTAAATCGGTCCGCTCGGATGTAATTGTGCTTTGCCATGGCGGCCCGATTGCAGAGCCGGACGACGTAGAGTTTGTGCTCAGTCGAACACACTCTGTTGCAGGTTTCTTTGGCGCATCCAGCGTAGAACGGCTTCCGGCTGAGCAGGCAATCACGGCTCAGGTCCAGAAATTTAAGGCGACCGCCGGGAGAGGACAACTCATATCGGTTGCCGGAAGTTAG
- a CDS encoding Tm-1-like ATP-binding domain-containing protein: protein MTASYSILVVGTLDTKGNEVRFLRDRLIVAGLTVTVVDIGVLDSPLFQADVSREEIVRAAGESIAELVAAEDRGRATAAMHRGLAAWVRERRARGFREGMMAIGGSAGTAIATAGMRELPIGVPKLMLSTMASGDVRPYVGTSDICMMYSVVDFTGLNSLTSTILANAADAMAGMCGRRAPLPEVSSRTLLAATMFGNTTPCVNRVKELLEDRGYELLVFHATGTGGQAMERLVVEGFVKGVLDITTTELADELVGGVLTAGPHRLEAAGGKGVPQVVSVGALDMVNFGAPETVPSKFAGRLFYPHNPAVTLMRTTPQENRELGEMLARKLNRAQGPVVLLLPLRGISGIDHPGKPFYDPVADKSLFDALRANVGPNVKLVELDRHINDPEFAEAVADEFLKCAEVSSGFSVGTGATPGVSA, encoded by the coding sequence TTGACTGCGTCTTACTCCATCCTTGTCGTAGGAACTCTGGACACAAAGGGCAACGAGGTGCGATTCCTGCGGGACCGCCTGATAGTGGCTGGGCTCACCGTCACGGTTGTTGACATCGGAGTTCTGGACTCTCCTCTTTTTCAGGCTGATGTATCCCGCGAGGAGATAGTACGGGCTGCGGGCGAAAGTATCGCTGAGTTGGTCGCTGCCGAAGATCGTGGACGTGCAACTGCCGCCATGCATAGAGGACTAGCGGCATGGGTGCGTGAACGCCGGGCGAGAGGATTTCGAGAAGGGATGATGGCTATCGGAGGCTCGGCGGGAACGGCTATTGCTACCGCTGGAATGCGCGAGCTTCCGATCGGTGTTCCAAAACTGATGCTTTCAACGATGGCGTCTGGCGATGTACGGCCTTATGTTGGGACGTCCGATATTTGCATGATGTATTCGGTGGTGGACTTCACCGGACTCAATAGTCTTACGTCCACCATTCTCGCGAATGCCGCGGATGCGATGGCAGGGATGTGCGGACGTCGAGCGCCTTTGCCGGAAGTGTCCAGCCGGACGTTGCTGGCAGCGACCATGTTTGGCAATACGACTCCCTGCGTGAACCGCGTCAAGGAGCTGCTGGAAGATCGTGGCTATGAGCTTCTGGTTTTTCACGCCACCGGAACCGGAGGACAGGCGATGGAACGTTTGGTCGTCGAGGGTTTCGTGAAAGGCGTTTTGGATATCACGACTACGGAGCTTGCAGATGAACTTGTAGGAGGCGTTCTGACCGCTGGGCCACATCGCCTGGAGGCGGCTGGGGGAAAAGGTGTGCCTCAGGTCGTTTCCGTCGGAGCCCTGGATATGGTCAATTTCGGCGCACCTGAAACTGTACCGTCCAAATTTGCCGGCCGGCTCTTCTATCCGCACAACCCGGCGGTCACCCTTATGCGTACAACACCACAGGAAAACAGGGAACTCGGCGAGATGTTGGCGCGAAAGTTAAATCGGGCGCAGGGTCCTGTTGTTTTATTGCTACCGCTTCGAGGTATCTCCGGCATCGATCATCCTGGAAAACCGTTCTATGACCCGGTTGCCGATAAAAGCTTGTTCGATGCTCTCCGGGCGAATGTCGGGCCGAATGTAAAGCTCGTGGAGCTGGATAGGCACATCAACGACCCTGAGTTTGCGGAAGCGGTTGCTGACGAATTTTTGAAATGCGCTGAAGTGTCATCAGGATTCAGTGTCGGTACTGGCGCGACACCAGGGGTTAGTGCATGA
- a CDS encoding aminotransferase-like domain-containing protein, whose protein sequence is MPKPIEQLGQFVFEEFGPPRYEQLAAFFERAIRAGELSSGDRLPTVRRLSGLMSVSATTISAAFDLLGSRKFVRAEVGRGTFVVSDWQDVNGNSSNSVRTIPQPLSTFTGTRSPWRRNALMRASSRLRATYPTAMECSTGRPDAKLLPLEVIRQAWTDCIQEVTSADLQYAGPEPIRLLADVLVPILETDLIPARTQDLIIGSSAQQFFALIYEVVSAKSEKSKLSVAVEEPGYPTLMDTLERAGGRLLGIAVDRFGAIPASLDAVLRNGAKLVILTPRGHNPTGASWSTERLLELSEVLKTHPDAIIVEDDQIAGIATTRPGSLLSIPELENRVVHIRSFSKSIAPDLRMAAAVARTFIREPLSEAKTFADGWSSRLLQRVLARTLQTDEVNAALKKTRDAYRDRRQSACAALNQIVAPLGGGCWSGPDGVNVWVQLPPGVDSKHIQERSAAAGVRIADGEPFFIAPGPNNVVRLNAASVEAEDAARAGKIVGQAILDYGWQNPGPIHV, encoded by the coding sequence ATGCCGAAACCTATCGAACAGTTGGGGCAGTTTGTCTTTGAGGAGTTTGGACCACCCCGTTATGAACAGTTGGCTGCTTTTTTTGAACGCGCAATACGCGCGGGCGAGCTCAGTTCGGGAGATCGCCTTCCCACTGTACGTCGACTCTCCGGGCTTATGAGCGTGAGCGCAACAACAATCAGCGCCGCGTTCGACCTCCTGGGAAGCCGCAAATTCGTTCGGGCCGAAGTGGGACGCGGCACTTTCGTCGTTTCAGATTGGCAGGATGTAAACGGCAATTCATCAAATTCGGTCCGTACCATCCCACAGCCGCTGTCCACGTTTACGGGAACTCGAAGTCCTTGGCGCCGAAATGCCTTAATGCGTGCCAGCTCGCGACTCCGTGCCACGTATCCAACAGCAATGGAATGTAGCACAGGACGACCCGACGCGAAGCTGCTGCCACTGGAAGTTATCCGTCAAGCCTGGACAGATTGCATTCAGGAAGTCACATCCGCCGATTTGCAGTATGCCGGTCCCGAGCCCATCCGGCTTTTGGCGGACGTCCTGGTTCCGATACTGGAAACCGACCTCATTCCAGCGCGAACTCAGGATCTGATCATTGGTAGTTCAGCACAGCAGTTTTTCGCTCTCATCTATGAAGTCGTAAGCGCGAAATCGGAAAAATCCAAGTTGTCGGTCGCTGTTGAGGAGCCTGGTTATCCGACTCTGATGGACACTTTGGAGCGTGCCGGCGGCCGACTGTTGGGAATTGCCGTAGACCGGTTTGGCGCCATCCCCGCTTCGCTCGATGCGGTCTTACGAAATGGCGCAAAGCTGGTGATTTTGACGCCGCGTGGTCATAATCCCACCGGCGCTTCCTGGTCGACTGAGCGCTTATTGGAGCTGTCCGAAGTATTGAAGACTCATCCTGACGCGATCATCGTAGAGGACGATCAGATCGCAGGTATTGCCACCACCAGGCCGGGCTCGTTGCTCTCCATTCCTGAGTTAGAGAATCGGGTTGTGCATATCCGCTCATTTTCGAAATCAATAGCTCCGGATCTGAGGATGGCAGCAGCTGTCGCGCGCACCTTCATACGAGAACCGCTGTCGGAAGCCAAAACATTTGCCGATGGCTGGAGTTCACGATTGCTTCAGCGCGTTCTCGCACGGACACTACAAACGGACGAGGTAAACGCAGCCCTGAAGAAAACGCGCGATGCTTACCGTGACCGTCGGCAAAGCGCATGCGCTGCTTTGAATCAGATCGTAGCGCCACTTGGTGGCGGCTGCTGGTCCGGCCCTGATGGTGTCAACGTATGGGTGCAGTTGCCCCCTGGTGTCGATTCCAAACATATTCAGGAGCGAAGTGCAGCTGCTGGCGTTCGTATCGCTGATGGCGAACCCTTCTTCATTGCTCCCGGCCCAAATAACGTCGTGCGACTGAATGCCGCTTCGGTCGAAGCAGAAGATGCGGCGAGGGCCGGTAAGATTGTGGGGCAAGCGATTCTTGACTATGGTTGGCAGAATCCCGGGCCGATTCACGTTTAG
- the fucU gene encoding L-fucose mutarotase — protein MLKGISPVVSPELLKLLCEMGHGDELVLADSNFPGASMAKRLLRSDGLSVTGLLEGIAPLFPFETYTDPLVMIEVDADKEFDRAIEADFMNTIWRYDPSVPAPIRIDRFAFYERARNAFGVLMTGETRLYGCLIIKKGVMKIAS, from the coding sequence ATGCTCAAGGGAATCTCACCTGTTGTTAGTCCAGAGTTGCTCAAGCTCTTATGCGAGATGGGACATGGAGATGAACTGGTCCTCGCTGACTCTAACTTTCCTGGAGCCAGCATGGCCAAGCGGCTGCTTCGCTCCGATGGGCTCTCGGTTACGGGTCTCCTCGAAGGGATCGCGCCATTATTTCCATTTGAGACCTACACCGATCCGCTAGTCATGATCGAGGTAGATGCCGACAAGGAGTTTGACCGTGCTATCGAAGCCGATTTCATGAACACGATTTGGCGCTATGATCCATCAGTACCAGCGCCCATTCGGATTGACCGGTTCGCATTTTACGAGCGCGCTCGAAACGCGTTTGGAGTCCTCATGACTGGAGAGACCCGTTTATATGGGTGTCTGATAATCAAGAAGGGTGTAATGAAAATTGCGTCGTAG